A single genomic interval of Daucus carota subsp. sativus chromosome 1, DH1 v3.0, whole genome shotgun sequence harbors:
- the LOC108221166 gene encoding TOM1-like protein 9, giving the protein MGAVFPQRSENAPVFTPPQTQPLSSYPQNLRNSEPGQEAAETSAESEFPTLSLTEIQNAHGIMDVLSEMLSAIGLENKEGPRHLMS; this is encoded by the exons ATGGGAGCAGTATTTCCTCAAAGATCTGAGAATGCACCAGTTTTTACACCTCCTCAAACACAACCTCTCTCGTCGTATCCGCAGAATCTGCGAAATTCTGAACCTGGACAAGAAGCAGCTGAGACTTCTGCAGAGTCTGAGTTTCCAACATTGAG tttGACAGAAATTCAGAATGCACATGGTATTATGGACGTTCTTTCAGAAATGTTGAGTGCGATAggtctagagaataaggag
- the LOC135147226 gene encoding F-box/FBD/LRR-repeat protein At1g78750-like — protein MTKKKLRFTTPTPTVQAEGEDRISDLPDELIHHILWFLDVQTAVQTCILSKRWKPVWTTLPFINFTRYDQLHGEYIRGSTFNSFRCLFLDSFTAEMNLFDKFFSHRNHDSRIFKLYLSFFFVPPSNLVHKFINYAISRQVQDLNVHIPEFVTDLSTFNSASVEKLTLSLDFCKVFKFSDCWDLPALTTLRLILPSLSPGGISIPELYLICLPSLQTLFLDRIELPDSLDLPDLVTLYLARCKLPSEIGDFSALSTLILDDVEFQENETNLFPALVNLRNLTWFFRQGLIKADCVINCPQLVNLNIYAYTYVTAFNNHSGNFILVAPKIRNISCVGLFPITFGLSQLESVNMKIRDRTDGRKIIPGSKLMNIYYRGFTYMFQSLGSTKILTLDLETIEVLSSISDSLVNSPPPFYNLEYVKVPEGCKESSLSTDLKCYLLGRSPEATIVTKLPQKNIVPHSEAASVTARNAVLHKSLKSPINMLVCPENLNKTVCIDTLDMGVQEKMAQNYVVSAERVTQIDAPVEDSDRISSFGLWQGHEVKSEFVCLLDLIKTKYPETFENFTTNNKRASTTKLNMLCTSVNDFIKISLSDIDTEMIAVYRDVFSCLKQFGFNVGWLVSRLKYVEQLQFSQPLLSELHAIDCHIEDAKSKQDMQVRVSNTGSKLQDLQNLGAAKVQQIQNACGAKGKNLVVGYVGDDLFSDP, from the exons ATGACGAAGAAGAAACTGAGATTCACCACTCCAACTCCCACCGTACAAGCCGAAGGCGAAGACCGCATAAGTGATTTACCCGATGAACTCATCCATCACATTCTCTGGTTCTTAGATGTGCAAACTGCAGTACAAACCTGCATTCTCTCCAAACGATGGAAGCCTGTGTGGACTACTCTTCCGTTTATCAATTTCACGAGATACGATCAACTACACGGTGAATACATTCGAGGCAGCACTTTCAATTCTTTTCGATGTCTCTTCTTGGATAGCTTCACTGCCGAGATGAACTTGTTTGACAAGTTTTTCTCCCACCGAAACCATGATTCACGCATATTCAAATTGTACCTCTCGTTTTTCTTTGTTCCGCCCTCGAATTTGGTTCACAAGTTTATCAATTACGCAATTTCGCGTCAAGTGCAGGACTTGAACGTGCATATACCAGAATTTGTTACTGATTTATCGACCTTTAATTCTGCTTCTGTGGAGAAACTGACTCTGAGTCTCGATTTTTGTAAGGTGTTCAAATTCTCGGATTGTTGGGATTTACCTGCTTTAACAACTCTACGCTTGATACTCCCTTCGTTAAGCCCTGGCGGAATAAGTATTCCTGAATTATATTTGATCTGTTTGCCTTCTTTACAGACTCTGTTTCTCGATCGAATTGAGTTACCAGATTCTCTTGATTTGCCTGATTTAGTAACTCTCTATCTCGCACGGTGCAAATTGCCCTCTGAAATTGGGGATTTCTCGGCTTTATCAACTCTCATACTTGATGATGTGGAATTCCAGGAAAATGAGACGAATTTATTCCCTGCACTTGTCAATCTTCGGAATCTCACCTGGTTTTTCCGCCAAGGATTAATCAAGGCAGATTGTGTTATAAATTGTCCTCAATTGGTGAACCTGAATATCTATGCCTATACCTATGTGACTGCGTTTAATAATCATTCTGGTAATTTTATACTTGTGGCGCCTAAAATCCGCAATATTAGCTGTGTTGGTTTATTCCCAATCACATTTGGACTATCTCAGTTGGAGAGTGTGAATATGAAAATAAGGGATAGAACTGATGGAAGAAAGATTATTCCAGGATCTAAGTTGATGAATATATATTATCGTGGATTTACTTATATGTTTCAGTCTCTGGGTAGTACAAAGATTCTTACTCTCGACTTGGAGACCATTGAG GTTTTATCTTCTATTTCAGACTCTCTCGTAAATTCTCCTCCTCCATTCTATAACTTAGAGTATGTGAAGGTGCCAGAAGGATGTAAAGAATCGAGTCTGTCGACTGACCTTAAATGCTACTTGCTTGGTCGCTCTCCAGAAGCTACTATTGTCACTAAATTGCCTCAG aaaaatattgttcCTCATAGTGAGGCAGCTTCAGTGACAGCTCGGAATGCAGTGCTGCATAAGTCCTTGAAATCCCCAATAAACATGTTGGTTTGTCCTGAAAACCTAAATAAAACTGTGTGCATTGACACTTTGGACATGGGGGTGCAAGAGAAGATGGCACAGAATTATGTAGTAAGTGCTGAAAGGGTTACACAAATTGATGCTCCAGTTGAAGATAGTGATAGAATTAGCTCCTTCGGGTTATGGCAGGGTCACGAGGTTAAATCCGAGTTTGTATGTCTACTCGATCTTATAAAGACAAAGTACCCAGAAACCTTTGAGAATTTTACTACCAACAACAAGAGAGCTAGTACAACGAAGCTAAATATGTTGTGCACCTCAGTAAATGACTTTATTAAAATCTCTCTGAGTGATATCGATACTGAGATGATTGCTGTGTACAGGGACGTATTTTCCTGCTTAAAGCAATTTGGATTCAACGTAGGATGGCTTGTGAGCCGTCTGAAATATGTAGAACAGCTCCAATTTTCACAGCCTCTACTTTCCGAGCTTCATGCAATTGACTGTCATATTGAGGATGCAAAGAGTAAGCAAGATATGCAGGTCCGTGTTAGCAACACAGGAAGTAAATTGCAAGATCTACAGAACCTTGGTGCTGCCAAGGTGCAACAGATTCAGAATGCTTGTGGAGCAAAAGGTAAAAACCTTGTTGTTGGCTACGTTGGAGATGATCTATTTTCTGATCCCTAA